One window of the Microbulbifer sp. Q7 genome contains the following:
- a CDS encoding mechanosensitive ion channel family protein codes for MLLLLLVVPLEFASAQPAGGVASLAETSGGNEESMPTMTADEIDSLIHTLEDEQQRQQFVENLKGLKAVKASAADNNPLAIADALLPEETASRLVDKYGELLDTMGISANSAGKLVITGGALLLIALLVWINGRLAKSFDRKFSRVRRALGLNQHRFASYFRLQVLAGYAIAGLLALYTLSLVFHRTFGVVIDDEGLVNAAEVVFSILLVILVFSSIWEIINGGIEHYTRKNQGAVTARVRTLIPLVRNALLFFLTVLSLLVVLSEIGVDVMPLLAGAGVLGIAIGFGAQTLVKDFLTGFTILIEDLLQVDDVVTVGGRTGIVERITLRKVEMRSLDGTVHTVPFSEISIVDNLTKDFSYYMLEVGVAYRENTDEVVACLLDIDRELRASEEYGPYILEPLEVLGVDRFDDSAVVIKARTRTRAHEKWFVGREFNRRIKLAFDERNIEIPFPHQTLYFGEAKNGTPTAADIRLLAEEGNQSSASDADAAHAGAAKGDGKTAKAAGAVPRGDMKVSRESTEKPKAAAQHWDD; via the coding sequence TTGCTGCTACTACTACTGGTAGTGCCCTTAGAATTCGCCAGTGCGCAACCTGCTGGCGGCGTCGCATCACTCGCTGAAACCAGTGGCGGCAACGAGGAATCCATGCCGACAATGACGGCGGATGAAATTGACAGCCTGATACACACACTCGAAGACGAGCAACAGCGCCAGCAGTTTGTCGAGAACCTGAAAGGTCTCAAGGCGGTGAAGGCCAGTGCTGCGGACAACAACCCGTTGGCGATTGCCGATGCGTTGCTACCGGAGGAGACCGCGAGCCGTTTGGTGGATAAATATGGTGAACTGCTGGACACCATGGGTATCAGTGCCAACAGTGCGGGCAAGCTGGTGATTACCGGGGGCGCACTGCTACTCATCGCGCTGCTCGTGTGGATCAACGGCCGTCTTGCGAAGAGCTTTGACCGAAAATTTTCCCGCGTACGCAGGGCGCTCGGGCTGAACCAGCATCGTTTCGCCAGCTATTTTCGCCTGCAAGTGTTGGCGGGATACGCCATCGCCGGATTGCTGGCACTGTACACGCTGTCGCTGGTTTTTCATCGTACGTTTGGCGTCGTGATTGACGATGAAGGCCTGGTCAATGCGGCGGAGGTAGTATTTTCCATACTGCTGGTGATTCTCGTGTTTAGCAGTATCTGGGAAATCATCAACGGCGGCATAGAGCACTATACCCGGAAAAATCAGGGCGCCGTGACTGCCAGGGTGCGTACCTTGATACCTTTGGTGCGCAATGCCCTGTTATTTTTTCTCACCGTGCTGTCGCTACTGGTCGTACTGTCGGAGATCGGCGTGGATGTGATGCCGCTACTGGCCGGTGCCGGTGTACTGGGTATCGCCATTGGCTTTGGTGCGCAGACACTGGTCAAGGATTTTCTTACCGGCTTTACCATTCTGATTGAAGATCTGCTGCAGGTAGATGATGTCGTCACCGTTGGCGGCCGCACGGGTATTGTTGAGCGCATCACCCTGCGCAAGGTCGAGATGCGTTCCCTGGACGGCACCGTGCACACGGTGCCATTCAGTGAAATCAGCATTGTGGATAACCTGACCAAGGATTTCAGTTACTACATGCTGGAGGTCGGTGTGGCGTATCGGGAAAACACCGATGAAGTGGTCGCCTGCCTGCTGGATATCGACCGTGAACTGCGTGCGAGCGAAGAGTATGGCCCCTATATCCTGGAGCCGCTGGAAGTACTGGGCGTGGACCGCTTTGACGACAGTGCGGTCGTCATCAAGGCGCGCACCCGCACCCGCGCCCACGAGAAATGGTTTGTGGGCCGCGAATTCAATCGACGGATCAAGCTGGCGTTTGACGAGCGCAATATCGAAATTCCGTTCCCCCATCAAACGCTGTACTTTGGCGAGGCAAAGAATGGGACCCCGACCGCGGCGGATATCCGTCTGCTCGCAGAGGAGGGTAACCAGTCGAGTGCCAGTGATGCTGACGCGGCGCACGCAGGCGCTGCCAAGGGTGATGGCAAGACCGCCAAGGCAGCGGGAGCAGTACCGCGTGGCGATATGAAAGTTAGCCGCGAATCTACAGAGAAACCGAAAGCGGCTGCCCAACACTGGGACGATTAG
- a CDS encoding S9 family peptidase, with amino-acid sequence MKRFALSLFVAGFAGFCSAEQLTIDRIFSDPALSGTSPRALQYSPDGSRVTFLKGREEDYNRYDLWEYRLSDGETRMLVDSDKLHRGEEQLSDEEKARRERQRIFGSGIMEYSWSKDGKSLLFPLAGDVFYYALEDGQSKRLTETEAFETDVRVSPKGNFVSFIRDQNIFVVDLDSGKERQLTVDGKGPIKNGMAEFVAQEEMDRMTGYWWSPDEQRIAYLQVDESPVDEVTRSEIYADRIDMIKQRYPAAGRPNVKIKLGVLELASGKTQWLDLGNNEDIYIPRVQWARDNLLSYQWQNRSQNRLELRFVDIPGGSTRNALVETSDTWVNLFHDLRFLKNSDRFIWASEKDGFKHLYLYDFRGKQLAQLTAGDWAIDELEALDEDNGKVYFSGRKDTPLERHLYVTDLNGSGKIEKISSRAGMHSIEFAGDASGYIDTYSNPTTPAQVSLHGIDGKRVTWLQENKVEEGHPLYPYMSDWIEPEFGQIEVKGGKAPEGHTLYYRMYKPAGFDPKKTYPTMVFLYGGPHAQLVTNSWDRPFNQYMAQQGYVVFTLDNRGSANRGKKFEDPIFKKMGSVEVDDQVTGVKFLRTLPFIDPERIGVYGHSYGGYMALMAMFKAGDYFNAGISGAPVTDWGLYDTHYTERYMGNPNQVPEAYAAASVFPYAGDLKGPLLIYHGMADDNVLFTNTTRLIKQLQDNGQQFELMTYPGKKHSLRGKETRKHWYQMMKDFFDRTLKASE; translated from the coding sequence ATGAAGCGTTTTGCCCTGTCTCTTTTCGTTGCCGGTTTTGCAGGATTTTGCTCTGCCGAGCAGCTCACCATCGATCGAATCTTCTCCGACCCGGCATTGAGCGGTACCAGCCCCCGCGCACTGCAGTATTCGCCGGACGGTAGTCGAGTCACTTTTCTTAAAGGACGCGAGGAAGATTACAACCGCTACGACCTGTGGGAGTACCGCCTGAGCGACGGCGAGACCCGTATGCTGGTGGACTCCGACAAACTGCATCGCGGTGAGGAACAGCTCTCCGATGAGGAGAAGGCCCGTCGCGAGCGCCAGCGTATTTTCGGCAGCGGCATCATGGAGTACAGCTGGTCGAAGGATGGCAAGTCGCTGCTGTTCCCCCTGGCCGGCGATGTGTTCTATTACGCGCTGGAGGATGGCCAGTCCAAACGCCTGACGGAAACCGAAGCGTTTGAAACCGATGTGCGGGTGTCCCCGAAAGGAAACTTTGTTTCCTTTATCCGCGACCAGAATATTTTTGTGGTGGACCTGGACAGCGGCAAGGAGCGCCAGCTTACTGTCGATGGCAAGGGGCCAATCAAAAATGGCATGGCGGAATTTGTGGCCCAGGAAGAGATGGACCGCATGACCGGTTACTGGTGGTCCCCGGACGAGCAGCGCATCGCCTATCTGCAGGTGGATGAAAGCCCGGTGGACGAGGTCACCCGCAGCGAGATCTATGCGGACCGTATCGACATGATCAAGCAGCGCTACCCCGCCGCCGGCCGCCCCAATGTGAAAATCAAGCTGGGAGTGCTGGAGCTCGCCAGTGGCAAGACCCAGTGGCTCGATCTGGGCAACAACGAAGATATCTACATTCCCCGGGTGCAATGGGCGCGGGACAACCTGTTGTCCTATCAATGGCAGAACCGCAGCCAGAACAGACTGGAACTGCGATTTGTGGATATCCCCGGTGGCAGCACCCGCAATGCACTGGTGGAAACCAGCGATACCTGGGTCAACCTGTTTCACGATCTGCGCTTCCTGAAAAACAGCGACCGCTTTATCTGGGCGTCGGAAAAAGATGGATTCAAGCACCTGTACCTGTACGACTTCCGCGGCAAGCAACTGGCGCAGTTGACCGCTGGCGACTGGGCGATTGACGAGCTGGAAGCGCTGGATGAAGACAATGGCAAGGTGTATTTCTCCGGGCGCAAGGATACGCCGCTGGAGCGTCACCTGTATGTGACCGACCTGAACGGCAGCGGCAAGATTGAGAAAATCTCCAGCCGCGCGGGTATGCACAGCATCGAATTCGCCGGCGATGCCTCCGGTTATATTGATACCTACTCCAACCCGACGACGCCGGCCCAGGTGAGCCTGCATGGCATTGATGGCAAGCGCGTCACCTGGCTACAGGAAAACAAGGTGGAAGAGGGCCACCCACTGTATCCGTACATGAGTGACTGGATCGAGCCGGAGTTTGGCCAGATTGAAGTCAAAGGAGGCAAGGCACCGGAAGGGCACACGCTCTATTATCGGATGTACAAGCCGGCAGGCTTCGATCCGAAGAAGACCTACCCGACCATGGTCTTCCTGTACGGCGGCCCCCACGCGCAACTGGTTACCAACAGCTGGGATAGACCCTTCAACCAGTACATGGCCCAGCAGGGCTATGTGGTGTTCACCCTCGACAACCGCGGCTCTGCCAATCGTGGCAAAAAATTCGAAGACCCCATCTTCAAGAAAATGGGTAGTGTGGAAGTGGACGATCAGGTGACCGGGGTGAAGTTCCTGCGCACCCTGCCGTTTATTGATCCCGAGCGCATCGGTGTTTACGGGCACAGCTACGGCGGTTACATGGCGCTGATGGCGATGTTCAAGGCGGGTGACTATTTCAACGCGGGTATCTCCGGTGCGCCGGTGACCGACTGGGGCCTGTACGACACCCACTACACCGAGCGCTACATGGGCAACCCCAACCAGGTGCCGGAGGCCTATGCAGCGGCTTCCGTATTCCCCTACGCCGGGGATCTGAAAGGCCCGCTGCTGATTTATCACGGCATGGCGGACGACAATGTGCTGTTCACCAATACCACCAGGCTGATTAAACAGTTGCAGGACAACGGCCAGCAGTTCGAGCTGATGACCTACCCGGGCAAGAAGCACAGCCTGCGGGGCAAGGAAACCCGCAAGCACTGGTATCAAATGATGAAAGATTTCTTCGACCGCACGCTAAAGGCGTCTGAATGA